A genome region from Anastrepha ludens isolate Willacy chromosome 3, idAnaLude1.1, whole genome shotgun sequence includes the following:
- the LOC128856421 gene encoding uncharacterized protein LOC128856421 — protein sequence MQKINKCFQSNSTNATKLLNDLILAISSLKQKIISPDSEIDIINDDQFEKHVQTDLYLGYDFEKEIKALSIKEEEKNLRECCTGFVVELVKQLKQRLPDNFNILKQIDAFSVENILKIKNKSITPILEYFNTPNIDQIERQYYEVRQVQWENVDDTVKFWNEVLKYRDSGGNCRFHELALVALQILSLPWSNAEVERVFSQVNLVKSKIRNRMSVDTLNAILSIRFIFISIFKLEINLSKILGLGCTEKTNAVLITSYRPAV from the exons atgcaaaaaataaataaatgctttcAAAGCAATTCAACTAATGCCACGAAGCTGTTAAATGATCTCATATTAGCTATCAgctcattaaaacaaaaaataatttctcctGATAGTGAAATAGACATTATTAATGACGATCAATTTGAGAAACACGTACAAACCGATTTATATCTCGGCTATGATTTTGAGAAAGAAATCAAAGCATTGagcataaaagaagaagaaaaaaatctaaGAGAATGCTGCACGGGTTTTGTAGTGGAGCTGGTCAAACAGTTGAAGcaaag ATTGCCGGACaactttaatatattaaaacagaTTGATGCTTTTTCTGTTGAAAACAtcttgaaaatcaaaaacaaaagcatcACTCCGATCCTGGAGTATTTTAATACTCCCAATATTGACCAAATTGAACGTCAGTACTATGAAGTTAGGCAAGTACAATGGGAAAATGTCGACGACACGGTTAAGTTCTGGAATGAAGTACTCAAATACCGGGATTCTGGCGGAAACTGCAGATTTCATGAATTGGCTTTAGTTGCTCTTCAAATATTGTCACTGCCTTGGTCGAATGCCGAAGTGGAGAGGGTTTTTAGCCAAGTGAATTTGGTTAAATCCAAAATCCGAAATAGGATGAGCGTTGATACGTTAAACGCTATATTAAGCATAAggtttatatttatatctatttttaaattagaaattaacTTATCTAAAATTTTAGGTCTGGGCTGCACCGAGAAAACAAATGCTGTTTTGATTACCAGCTACCGCCCAGCTGTCTGA